DNA from Dehalococcoidia bacterium:
ATATCATTATAAGCCTATTATACTACTTCTGTTGTACCAATGGAGTCAATGTTATATTGGGCCAATTGTGGTATGATTCCGGTAGTTTTAGTATCACGGGGGGATTAAGGAGTTACCATGGCAACTCTCAAGGAACTTCGTGAGGAGAATGCGTTGAGTCAGGCAGACCTGGCCGCACTGGCCAAGGTGGCGAAGTCAACCATTGTCAGTATCGAAAACAAATACCACAAACC
Protein-coding regions in this window:
- a CDS encoding helix-turn-helix transcriptional regulator, yielding MATLKELREENALSQADLAALAKVAKSTIVSIENKYHKPNFKTRRTLAEALKVKPREIEFW